The following coding sequences are from one Hymenobacter sp. DG25A window:
- a CDS encoding TolC family protein, producing MKNMLRFLLLLAVLGFLGLHQLLAQTPSTGQTVASATPMPLTLQQAIDYALQNKSTLQSTRLNEQVAKARVGEIRSQGLPQINGNAAITDNFKLQKSLVDFSRFGGAPLSGTTLTQEDIVKAQSGPVVLQPKYGEAPQTGPTPLAFGLQYAGNAAISASQLLFDGSYLLGLKAASVYEKLSVKQTKQSEIDVVEQVSKAYYSTLVARERLKLLARNVTRLDTLLYQTTQTYKEGFVEKLDVQRLQVQANNLKIEQQKAQRLVDLSVDLLRFQMGLDQRQPILLADSLGAAITEAQTSVQTTDNFNYSNRIEYSLLETQRDLAVLDVRNRRSGYLPKLNLVAAYGVTGSDPRFSGLMEFRGPDSRNSAGYINQNWFGFGNVGVQLQVPVFDGFRKKYSIQQAKLALEQVNKGFTTLQQSVDLQRQQGETTLQNSLDVLNNQKANLDLATEVARVSKIKFQEGVGSNLEVITAETDLRQAQTNYYAALYDVLVAKVDYAKANGTLYQAQK from the coding sequence ATGAAAAACATGCTTCGCTTCCTGCTGCTGCTTGCGGTGCTGGGTTTTCTGGGACTGCACCAGCTGCTGGCCCAGACGCCTTCCACGGGCCAGACAGTAGCCTCCGCTACCCCCATGCCCCTGACCCTGCAGCAGGCCATTGATTACGCTCTGCAGAACAAGTCCACGCTGCAGTCTACCCGCCTGAATGAGCAGGTAGCCAAAGCCCGCGTGGGTGAGATTCGTTCCCAGGGCCTGCCCCAGATCAATGGCAACGCGGCCATTACCGATAACTTCAAGCTGCAGAAGTCCCTGGTGGATTTCTCCCGCTTTGGAGGCGCGCCGCTGTCCGGCACTACGCTTACCCAGGAGGATATTGTGAAGGCCCAGAGCGGTCCGGTAGTGCTGCAGCCCAAGTACGGCGAGGCCCCCCAGACCGGCCCCACGCCGCTGGCTTTTGGCCTGCAGTATGCCGGCAACGCCGCCATTTCGGCCTCGCAGCTGCTGTTTGATGGTTCTTATCTGCTGGGCCTGAAAGCGGCCAGCGTGTATGAGAAGCTCTCGGTAAAGCAAACCAAGCAAAGCGAAATTGATGTGGTGGAGCAGGTAAGCAAAGCCTACTACAGCACGCTGGTGGCCCGCGAGCGGCTGAAGCTGCTGGCCCGCAACGTCACCCGCCTCGACACCTTATTATACCAAACTACCCAGACCTATAAAGAAGGGTTTGTGGAAAAGCTGGACGTGCAGCGCCTGCAGGTACAGGCCAACAACCTGAAAATTGAGCAGCAGAAAGCCCAGCGTCTGGTAGACCTGAGCGTGGACCTGCTCCGCTTCCAAATGGGTCTGGACCAGCGCCAGCCCATTCTGCTGGCCGACTCCCTGGGCGCCGCCATTACCGAAGCCCAAACCTCCGTGCAGACAACGGATAATTTCAATTACAGCAACCGCATTGAGTATTCCCTGCTGGAAACCCAGCGCGACCTGGCCGTGCTGGACGTGCGCAACCGCCGCTCGGGCTACCTGCCCAAGCTGAATCTGGTGGCCGCGTATGGCGTAACCGGCTCTGACCCCCGCTTTAGCGGCCTGATGGAGTTCCGCGGCCCGGATTCCCGCAACTCGGCCGGCTACATCAACCAGAACTGGTTTGGCTTCGGCAACGTGGGCGTGCAGCTGCAGGTGCCCGTGTTCGATGGCTTCCGCAAGAAGTACTCTATTCAGCAGGCCAAGCTGGCCCTGGAGCAGGTAAACAAAGGCTTCACCACCCTGCAGCAGAGCGTGGATCTGCAGCGCCAGCAGGGCGAAACCACCCTGCAAAACTCGCTGGACGTGCTGAATAACCAGAAAGCCAACCTGGATCTGGCCACGGAAGTAGCCCGCGTTTCCAAAATCAAATTCCAGGAGGGCGTAGGCTCTAACCTGGAAGTGATTACCGCCGAAACCGACCTGCGCCAGGCCCAGACCAACTACTACGCCGCCCTCTACGATGTGCTGGTGGCCAAAGTAGACTACGCCAAAGCCAACGGTACGCTGTACCAGGCCCAGAAATAA
- a CDS encoding TetR/AcrR family transcriptional regulator → MEIKERILVGAVELFMRNGIRSVSMDDIASRLGMSKKTLYKWFENKDQIVLAVMQQHLQKEEVDCETAFAKGNNALEAMFNMIDWHRDMLSNIHPGIFHDLQKYYPQAWTLFDEHKNTFILAKVAANIQRGMEEGLYRPDLDVEVLARLHLAEIELMFNNVVFPPKQFGLQRVNSAMIEHFLIGVSTIKGHQLINEYRQATEE, encoded by the coding sequence ATGGAGATTAAAGAACGGATTTTAGTAGGGGCAGTGGAGCTTTTTATGCGGAATGGCATCCGCAGCGTGTCGATGGACGACATTGCCAGCCGCCTGGGCATGTCGAAAAAGACGCTCTACAAATGGTTCGAGAACAAGGACCAGATTGTGCTGGCCGTGATGCAGCAGCATCTTCAGAAGGAAGAGGTGGACTGCGAAACGGCTTTCGCCAAAGGCAACAATGCGCTGGAAGCCATGTTCAATATGATTGACTGGCACCGCGACATGCTGTCCAACATTCACCCCGGCATTTTTCACGACCTCCAGAAATACTACCCCCAGGCCTGGACGCTGTTTGATGAGCACAAGAACACTTTCATTCTGGCCAAAGTAGCCGCCAACATTCAGCGGGGCATGGAAGAAGGCCTGTACCGCCCGGATCTGGATGTGGAGGTGCTGGCCCGCCTGCACCTGGCCGAAATCGAGCTGATGTTTAACAACGTGGTGTTCCCGCCCAAGCAGTTTGGCCTGCAGCGCGTGAACTCGGCCATGATTGAGCACTTCCTTATCGGTGTTTCCACTATCAAAGGCCACCAACTGATCAACGAATACCGTCAGGCGACGGAAGAATAG
- the ispF gene encoding 2-C-methyl-D-erythritol 2,4-cyclodiphosphate synthase produces the protein MKIRTGFGYDVHQLREGLPFWLGGIQIPHTHGALGHSDADVLIHVICDALLGAANLRDIGYHFPDTDPQYKGIDSKRLLAEVMRLLREHHYQISNIDSTICLEQPKVNPHIADMQRVLSEVMGIPAEDISIKATTTEKLGFVGRQEGVAAYASVLITRS, from the coding sequence ATGAAGATCCGCACCGGCTTCGGGTACGACGTTCATCAACTCCGCGAGGGCCTGCCCTTCTGGCTCGGCGGCATACAGATTCCGCACACCCACGGCGCGCTGGGCCACTCCGATGCCGACGTGCTCATCCACGTTATCTGTGATGCGCTGCTGGGCGCCGCCAACCTGCGCGACATCGGCTACCACTTCCCCGACACCGACCCGCAGTACAAAGGCATCGACAGCAAGCGCCTGCTGGCCGAAGTAATGCGCCTGCTCCGCGAGCATCACTACCAGATCAGCAACATTGACTCTACTATTTGCCTGGAGCAGCCCAAAGTAAACCCGCACATTGCGGACATGCAGCGCGTGCTCTCCGAGGTAATGGGCATTCCCGCCGAGGATATTTCCATTAAAGCCACCACTACCGAGAAGCTGGGCTTTGTAGGCCGGCAGGAAGGCGTGGCCGCCTACGCTTCAGTTTTGATTACCCGGTCTTAA
- a CDS encoding T9SS type A sorting domain-containing protein: protein MVFPLSRLLFLLVLATSLLGTGQRVSAQNPVFGPYGFEAASGQVSYALVSGTTIGTKSNNYITGAVARTGSGFASIQAQTNFADGYLFISLSSLQANVPYVVYGYTTVGVAGNSNLRPGVLEAYLVPSTASRPTTSPLASFTVSEAVAGYRPFTLSFTPTSATNTVIAIRMLIPSGSGNNNSFLSLDDITVATCGGIPTLTLTQTQYCANSSSFALTGGSPAGGTYAVNGTTATNFDPAARGVGTYSITYTTVCGTSLAQTITVNALPTLTLPQTQYCANNFPFTLSGGAPAGGTYTVDGVTATTFTPSASNVGTHTVVYNTPCDNSTSQTFTVIALPTLGSLGSICEGDSKTLSEGKPAGGIYSGTGVAIQSGSTYAFNANGTLAPGDYTITYTTECGSASQTITITPDPKFTQSFLAVCAGSTLDLKPYVIPAGGTFSGPGVSSVGIFNPSGLDGTGPFTITYTTICGSISVDLNVSGASTWQGTASNDWTDPANWSSCVPSSTISATIPASASNYPVIPDGTTVAVRSLTVAGNWQPSSGNIDIYGDLIISGPGIFKHSGGTVTLRGSSQIVGVATFNNLTIATIGTTTLNGNIIVNGTLNMVSGVLNTGTLNSLADFRVDLGTTGTIVESETSYVVARVRATRTITALGVQNFGGIGLALGLTAGTTPGTVVVDRISGPGTAQSGEGNSTSILRYFNVTPLTAPTADFTLAGTINYRQAELNGIQESNLKAFRSADGGIPWTPLESKVNPAANLVDFSNLVALGRLTLGDLTNPLPVSLVAFEAKSMNQAVHLTWSTATEANNRGFGVEVAAQGSTDFQELAFVPSWVGSSTTLQSYAYTDATPRVAGIYFYRLRQVDNDGATSYSPVRSVTISRGANSAKAYPNPFSNSFTVELPAQLRQQPVTLVLHDALGREVYRSGKADSTNSGLLIITPHTRTPGVYILSILTANQPVQRIRLVQE from the coding sequence ATGGTTTTTCCACTTAGCCGCCTGTTGTTTTTACTGGTCCTTGCCACCAGCCTTTTAGGCACTGGCCAGCGCGTATCTGCGCAAAACCCTGTTTTTGGTCCTTATGGATTTGAAGCAGCGAGTGGCCAGGTAAGTTATGCGTTGGTTAGCGGCACTACTATTGGCACTAAATCCAATAACTACATAACCGGCGCGGTAGCCCGCACGGGGAGCGGTTTTGCCAGTATTCAGGCCCAAACCAACTTTGCCGATGGCTACCTTTTTATCTCGCTTAGTAGCTTGCAGGCCAATGTGCCATACGTTGTATATGGTTATACCACAGTGGGGGTAGCTGGCAATAGTAATCTGAGACCGGGGGTATTAGAGGCCTATCTGGTACCCAGTACGGCTTCCCGGCCCACAACTTCCCCTTTAGCCTCCTTCACCGTGTCAGAAGCTGTGGCAGGATATAGGCCATTCACCTTATCGTTTACTCCTACCTCGGCCACCAACACCGTTATTGCCATCAGAATGCTGATTCCAAGTGGATCAGGCAATAACAACTCTTTCCTTTCTCTGGATGATATAACGGTAGCCACTTGTGGCGGCATTCCCACGCTGACGCTGACCCAGACGCAGTATTGTGCCAACAGTTCAAGCTTTGCCCTGACTGGCGGGAGTCCGGCCGGTGGCACGTATGCAGTCAATGGCACCACGGCCACCAACTTCGATCCTGCAGCCCGGGGGGTAGGTACATATAGCATCACGTATACTACGGTATGCGGCACCAGCCTTGCGCAAACCATTACCGTCAATGCCCTCCCAACGCTTACCCTCCCGCAAACGCAGTATTGCGCCAACAATTTCCCCTTCACGCTCTCCGGTGGGGCACCGGCAGGCGGCACCTATACGGTGGATGGCGTAACGGCTACCACCTTTACCCCCTCCGCCAGCAACGTGGGCACCCATACGGTGGTGTACAATACCCCGTGCGATAACAGCACCTCCCAAACCTTTACCGTCATTGCGCTGCCTACTCTCGGTAGTTTAGGGTCTATCTGCGAAGGAGATTCCAAGACGCTTTCGGAGGGGAAACCAGCGGGCGGCATTTATTCCGGAACCGGGGTTGCCATACAATCGGGGAGCACCTACGCGTTTAATGCCAATGGCACTTTGGCACCCGGCGACTACACCATCACTTACACCACCGAGTGCGGCAGTGCTTCGCAAACCATCACCATTACTCCAGACCCGAAGTTCACGCAGAGCTTTTTGGCGGTTTGCGCCGGCTCTACCCTTGATTTGAAGCCCTATGTTATCCCGGCCGGCGGTACCTTTTCCGGGCCTGGCGTGAGTTCAGTTGGTATATTTAATCCGAGTGGGCTTGATGGGACCGGCCCATTTACCATTACTTACACCACCATTTGTGGTAGTATCTCTGTTGATCTGAACGTAAGTGGTGCTTCTACCTGGCAGGGCACTGCCTCAAACGACTGGACTGATCCGGCTAACTGGTCAAGCTGCGTTCCTTCCAGCACCATTAGTGCTACTATTCCGGCTTCTGCGTCCAATTACCCAGTTATTCCAGATGGCACTACCGTGGCGGTGCGCAGCCTTACGGTGGCCGGTAACTGGCAACCCTCCTCAGGCAATATCGATATCTACGGCGACCTGATTATTTCCGGCCCCGGCATATTTAAACATAGCGGAGGCACAGTTACCCTGCGTGGCAGCAGTCAGATTGTGGGAGTGGCCACATTCAATAACCTGACGATAGCAACCATTGGCACCACCACTCTGAATGGCAACATCATTGTAAACGGCACCCTTAATATGGTGAGTGGCGTGCTGAACACCGGCACGCTAAATTCACTGGCTGATTTCCGGGTAGACCTGGGCACTACCGGCACCATTGTAGAATCTGAAACCAGCTATGTAGTGGCGCGCGTACGGGCTACCCGCACCATTACGGCCTTGGGCGTGCAAAACTTCGGGGGCATTGGTTTAGCACTCGGGTTAACGGCGGGCACCACGCCCGGCACTGTGGTAGTGGACCGGATATCGGGCCCCGGCACTGCCCAAAGCGGCGAAGGCAACAGCACCAGTATCCTGCGCTACTTTAATGTGACACCCCTTACAGCTCCAACTGCTGATTTTACGCTGGCAGGTACTATTAATTACCGCCAGGCAGAGTTGAACGGCATTCAGGAAAGCAACCTCAAGGCCTTCCGGTCCGCAGATGGCGGCATCCCGTGGACCCCACTGGAAAGCAAAGTAAATCCGGCCGCTAATCTGGTGGACTTTTCGAACCTGGTAGCGCTGGGGCGCCTCACGCTCGGCGACCTGACCAACCCGCTGCCCGTCTCTTTGGTGGCCTTTGAGGCGAAGAGCATGAATCAGGCAGTACACCTAACATGGAGTACCGCTACAGAGGCAAATAACCGTGGTTTTGGGGTGGAAGTAGCCGCCCAGGGCTCTACTGACTTCCAGGAGCTGGCTTTCGTGCCGTCGTGGGTGGGCAGCAGCACCACGCTGCAATCTTACGCCTACACTGATGCCACGCCGCGGGTTGCTGGCATTTACTTCTACCGCCTGCGCCAGGTAGATAATGATGGAGCCACTTCCTACAGCCCGGTACGTTCCGTCACGATAAGCCGTGGAGCAAACAGCGCCAAGGCCTACCCCAACCCCTTTAGTAACTCCTTCACGGTAGAGTTGCCCGCGCAATTGCGGCAACAGCCCGTCACGCTGGTGTTGCATGATGCGCTGGGCAGGGAAGTGTACCGCTCCGGTAAGGCCGACTCCACCAATAGCGGGCTGCTGATCATTACCCCCCATACACGCACGCCGGGGGTGTATATACTGAGCATCCTTACTGCAAACCAGCCGGTACAGCGCATAAGGTTAGTGCAGGAATAA
- a CDS encoding efflux RND transporter periplasmic adaptor subunit, with product MKATRFSLMNFTNTTSAAVLALALLAASCGGKNDPAAELAKLKQEQATNAAKIADLEAKTGKPANPALQATPVSVISVKPESFKSYLEVQGRVEFDENANVSPRVPALITNIRVQRGDRVSKGQVLATQDAAVLESGIAELRTRLELARTVYEKQERLWKQQIGTEIQYLQAKNNYDALRRSLATQQRQRAMYNVVAPFSGTVDDVPAKVGEMGSPGVPVVRLVSGSGGKIVADVSEAYANRIKAGDQALVTIPDLGGEEITSTVRTVSRTINPTSRTFVVELRVLGSKASQLRPNMVATVRIQNYAQSNATVLPVDLVQKDEQNSYVLVVEQKGNQKVAAKRIIKTGNTYNGKVEVTSGLKADDQVISAGYQNLNEGQTVSL from the coding sequence ATGAAAGCGACTCGCTTTTCCCTCATGAACTTTACCAATACTACTTCGGCGGCCGTACTGGCCCTGGCCCTGCTGGCTGCTTCCTGCGGCGGCAAAAATGACCCCGCGGCTGAGCTGGCCAAACTGAAACAGGAGCAGGCCACCAACGCGGCCAAAATTGCCGATCTGGAAGCCAAAACCGGCAAGCCCGCCAACCCTGCCCTTCAGGCCACGCCCGTATCGGTTATCAGCGTAAAGCCCGAAAGCTTTAAAAGCTACCTGGAAGTCCAGGGACGGGTAGAGTTTGATGAAAATGCCAACGTCTCGCCCCGCGTGCCGGCCCTCATTACCAACATCCGCGTGCAGCGCGGCGACCGGGTAAGCAAAGGCCAGGTACTGGCCACCCAGGATGCCGCCGTGCTGGAATCCGGCATTGCCGAGCTGCGCACCCGCCTGGAGCTGGCCCGCACCGTGTACGAGAAGCAGGAGCGCCTCTGGAAGCAGCAGATTGGTACCGAAATCCAGTACCTGCAGGCCAAAAACAACTACGATGCCCTGCGGCGCAGCCTGGCCACCCAGCAGCGCCAGCGCGCCATGTACAACGTGGTAGCGCCCTTCAGCGGCACCGTAGATGATGTGCCCGCCAAAGTAGGCGAGATGGGCAGCCCCGGCGTGCCCGTAGTACGCCTGGTAAGTGGCAGCGGCGGCAAGATTGTAGCCGATGTATCCGAAGCCTATGCTAACCGCATTAAAGCCGGCGACCAGGCCCTAGTTACCATTCCGGACCTCGGCGGCGAAGAAATTACCTCCACCGTACGCACCGTGAGCCGCACTATTAACCCCACCAGCCGCACGTTTGTGGTAGAGCTGCGGGTGCTGGGCAGCAAAGCCTCTCAGCTGCGCCCCAACATGGTAGCTACGGTGCGCATCCAGAACTACGCCCAGAGCAACGCCACCGTACTGCCCGTTGATCTGGTGCAGAAGGATGAACAAAACAGCTACGTGCTGGTAGTGGAGCAGAAAGGCAACCAGAAAGTGGCGGCCAAGCGCATCATCAAAACCGGCAATACCTACAACGGTAAGGTGGAGGTAACCAGCGGTTTGAAGGCCGATGACCAGGTTATTTCAGCCGGGTATCAGAATCTGAACGAAGGACAGACGGTTAGTCTATAA
- a CDS encoding LutB/LldF family L-lactate oxidation iron-sulfur protein — protein sequence MSATPKAAQFLVDSDAKAFDLEHRRKIRFNIGKYNAAVETGLGFYQDHELARERASYLKSKVINNLDQYLLEFERNFTERGGRVIWAQNAEEALHEIGKIMARRHARTVVKAKSMTTEEIHLNPFLEKHGIESIETDLGEYIVQLNGERPYHIVTPAMHLSKQDIANIFVKHLGIAPTDDAQELVLTARRLLRNKYTSAEVGITGGNFLVADVGGVAVTENEGNARLSATFPRTHIAIVGIEKVIPSLEDLDLFWPLLSTSGTGQQVTVYNTVYTGPRQPLEKDGPEEMYVVLLDNGRTTLLAQPDKREALNCIRCGACLNVCPVYKNIGGHTYENTYSGPIGSVISPHLSGMAENKHLSFASSLCGACTSVCPVKIPIHNLLLKNRQQSVEEGLSEKEESRAIKLWMRAMLSRTLFNLLPMRAKNWVLMRLLSQVGWSKRREPLLVAEKSFNKLWRQGKRP from the coding sequence ATGTCTGCCACACCAAAAGCCGCCCAATTTCTTGTTGATTCTGATGCCAAAGCCTTCGATCTGGAGCACCGGCGCAAGATTCGGTTTAACATTGGCAAGTACAACGCGGCCGTGGAAACCGGACTGGGCTTCTACCAGGACCACGAGTTGGCGCGGGAGCGGGCATCGTACCTCAAGTCTAAGGTCATCAATAACCTGGACCAGTACCTGCTGGAGTTTGAGCGCAACTTTACCGAGCGCGGCGGCCGCGTAATCTGGGCGCAGAATGCGGAAGAGGCCCTGCACGAAATCGGCAAAATTATGGCCCGCCGGCACGCACGCACGGTAGTAAAGGCCAAAAGCATGACCACAGAGGAAATTCACTTGAACCCCTTCCTGGAAAAGCACGGCATTGAGTCCATTGAAACCGACCTGGGCGAATACATTGTGCAGCTGAATGGCGAGCGGCCCTACCACATTGTAACGCCGGCCATGCACCTGAGCAAGCAGGACATTGCCAACATTTTCGTGAAGCACCTGGGCATTGCCCCTACCGATGATGCCCAGGAGCTAGTGCTCACGGCCCGGCGCCTGCTGCGCAACAAGTACACCTCGGCCGAGGTGGGAATTACGGGCGGCAACTTTCTGGTGGCCGATGTGGGCGGCGTGGCCGTGACGGAGAACGAGGGTAACGCCCGTCTTTCCGCCACCTTCCCGCGTACCCACATTGCCATTGTGGGCATTGAGAAGGTAATTCCCTCTTTGGAAGACCTCGACCTATTCTGGCCGCTGCTCAGCACCAGCGGCACCGGCCAGCAGGTAACGGTGTACAATACAGTATACACCGGTCCGCGCCAGCCCCTGGAAAAAGACGGCCCCGAGGAAATGTACGTGGTGCTGCTGGACAACGGCCGCACCACCCTGCTGGCCCAGCCCGACAAGCGTGAGGCGCTGAACTGCATCCGCTGCGGCGCCTGCCTGAACGTGTGCCCAGTGTACAAGAACATTGGCGGGCATACCTACGAAAACACGTATTCCGGCCCCATTGGCTCGGTTATCTCGCCCCACCTTTCCGGCATGGCCGAGAACAAGCACCTGAGCTTTGCCTCTTCCTTGTGCGGGGCCTGTACCTCGGTGTGCCCGGTGAAAATCCCCATTCACAACCTGCTACTCAAAAACCGCCAGCAAAGTGTGGAGGAAGGCCTCTCCGAAAAAGAGGAATCCCGCGCTATTAAACTCTGGATGCGCGCCATGCTGAGCCGCACGCTGTTTAACCTGCTGCCCATGCGGGCCAAGAACTGGGTGCTGATGCGCCTGCTGAGCCAGGTGGGCTGGAGCAAGCGCCGCGAGCCGCTGCTGGTGGCCGAGAAGTCATTCAACAAGCTCTGGCGGCAAGGCAAGCGACCATAG
- a CDS encoding M28 family peptidase codes for MKHHSLYALLLATMCSTAAVAQQAPTKHKIKVKHKPKTEKTTAPAAEAAAPAAAPAAATTDWKQTYAESITQEDLRRHLTILASDEYEGRETGEKGQKMAAEYIAKRFQELGLKGPVPNSDNPYVQHFTMVRSSWDAAKAPTLKVGSQSYKWLTDFYASGTSPFQQPTTVQPVFVGYGIEQDDYSDYAGLDVKGKDVIVLMGEPMKDGKPLLGKDGQPSKWGKEYRSKSALATQKGARSVFFVSFNPNDNFEKTAARMTPYLQKPTISFADAKDARATTFFVSPAVGYKLLGTNAAGIAKYDAALSKAGKPVKASFKPAKFTVTAPKTQEQFTTENVMGYLEGTDKKDEVLVVSAHYDHIGIINGEVNNGADDDGSGTVSVLELAEAFTKAKAEGHGPRRSILFLTVTGEEKGLLGSEYYASHPIFPLAQTVTDLNIDMVGRTDKDHEGKGDYVYVIGSDKLSSELHTIVLAANDQYTKMDLDFRFNDPQDPNRFYYRSDHYNFAKNGVPVAFFFNGVHDDYHGAGDEVSKIEFPKMEKRARLVYYAAWELANRDQRPVVDSNKQ; via the coding sequence ATGAAGCATCATTCCCTGTATGCGCTGCTGCTGGCCACCATGTGCAGCACCGCGGCGGTGGCCCAACAAGCCCCCACCAAGCACAAGATTAAGGTTAAGCACAAGCCGAAAACCGAAAAAACCACCGCTCCCGCTGCGGAAGCCGCTGCCCCGGCCGCCGCACCCGCAGCAGCCACCACCGACTGGAAGCAGACCTACGCCGAGAGCATCACGCAGGAAGATCTGCGCCGCCACCTCACCATTTTGGCTTCTGATGAGTACGAAGGCCGCGAAACCGGCGAGAAGGGCCAGAAAATGGCCGCTGAGTACATTGCCAAGCGGTTCCAGGAGCTGGGCCTCAAAGGCCCGGTGCCCAATTCCGATAACCCTTATGTGCAGCACTTCACCATGGTGCGCTCCAGCTGGGACGCCGCCAAGGCGCCCACGCTGAAAGTAGGCAGCCAGAGCTACAAGTGGCTCACGGATTTCTACGCTTCCGGCACCTCCCCTTTCCAGCAGCCTACTACCGTGCAGCCCGTGTTTGTGGGCTACGGCATTGAGCAGGACGACTACTCTGACTACGCGGGGCTGGACGTGAAAGGCAAAGACGTTATTGTGCTGATGGGCGAGCCGATGAAAGACGGCAAGCCGCTGCTGGGCAAAGATGGCCAGCCCAGCAAATGGGGCAAAGAATACCGCTCTAAGTCGGCGCTGGCTACGCAGAAAGGCGCCCGCAGCGTGTTCTTCGTGAGCTTTAACCCGAACGACAATTTCGAGAAGACGGCCGCCCGCATGACGCCGTACCTGCAGAAGCCTACCATTTCCTTTGCTGATGCCAAGGATGCCCGCGCCACCACGTTCTTCGTGTCGCCGGCTGTGGGCTACAAGCTGCTGGGCACCAATGCCGCCGGCATTGCCAAGTACGATGCGGCCCTGAGCAAGGCCGGTAAGCCGGTGAAAGCCAGCTTCAAGCCCGCTAAATTCACCGTAACGGCTCCCAAAACGCAGGAGCAGTTCACCACGGAAAACGTGATGGGCTACCTGGAAGGCACCGATAAGAAGGATGAAGTGCTGGTGGTTTCCGCCCACTACGACCATATCGGCATCATCAACGGCGAGGTAAACAACGGCGCCGACGACGACGGCTCGGGCACGGTATCGGTACTGGAGCTGGCCGAAGCCTTCACCAAGGCCAAGGCTGAGGGCCACGGCCCCCGCCGCAGCATCCTGTTCCTGACGGTAACGGGCGAGGAAAAAGGCCTGCTGGGCTCGGAATACTACGCCAGCCACCCCATTTTCCCGCTGGCCCAAACGGTAACGGACCTGAACATTGACATGGTAGGCCGCACCGACAAGGACCACGAGGGCAAAGGCGACTACGTGTACGTTATCGGCTCCGACAAGCTTTCCTCCGAGCTGCACACCATTGTGCTGGCCGCCAACGACCAGTACACGAAGATGGACCTGGACTTCCGCTTCAACGACCCACAGGACCCCAACCGCTTCTACTACCGCTCCGACCACTATAACTTCGCCAAAAACGGCGTTCCGGTGGCCTTCTTCTTCAATGGCGTGCACGATGACTACCACGGCGCCGGCGACGAAGTAAGCAAAATCGAATTCCCGAAAATGGAAAAGCGCGCCCGCCTGGTGTACTACGCCGCCTGGGAGCTGGCTAACCGTGACCAGCGCCCGGTAGTGGATTCCAACAAGCAGTAA